Proteins encoded by one window of Flavobacterium sp. N502540:
- a CDS encoding outer membrane beta-barrel protein, producing the protein MKKNLFLLGLLVCSMATMAQTEKADKPESWYFKLGASYFNQTASTEFPVVGGQLPNRDVYAGTLANNKLASRESVTGSFGQGFRSGITAGYRFSARLGVEMSANYYVSNEKTMSQTTNRLISYNPATSPAATYVSFTANGEIKAFDLAPAIVMFLGEAHGFEPYTKVGVIVPIHGTLDIKTDRQYNTFVGANQVASTNAFSKDVVKPNPTIGFMASLGTSYKLGKHISAFAELEYRNFTVHGKTKETTIYTENGVDKLNETTAFRTASYSATHTKYVDRLDGNSNNKEYNPSGYDSSKPMNELSSYVGISGLGLTLGLKYSL; encoded by the coding sequence ATGAAAAAGAACCTATTTTTATTAGGGTTATTAGTTTGCTCTATGGCCACAATGGCGCAAACAGAAAAAGCAGATAAACCGGAAAGCTGGTATTTTAAATTGGGTGCATCTTACTTCAATCAAACTGCTTCTACAGAATTTCCTGTCGTTGGAGGTCAATTGCCAAACAGAGATGTTTATGCAGGTACTTTAGCAAATAATAAATTGGCATCTAGAGAAAGTGTTACTGGGTCTTTTGGACAAGGTTTCAGAAGTGGAATTACTGCAGGTTATAGATTCTCAGCACGTTTAGGAGTTGAGATGTCAGCTAACTACTATGTAAGTAATGAAAAAACCATGTCACAAACGACTAACAGACTTATTTCATATAATCCAGCTACTAGTCCGGCAGCTACTTATGTAAGTTTTACAGCGAATGGAGAAATTAAAGCTTTTGATTTAGCACCAGCAATCGTGATGTTTTTAGGAGAAGCTCATGGTTTTGAGCCATATACCAAAGTAGGAGTTATTGTTCCTATTCATGGTACATTGGATATTAAAACGGATAGACAATATAATACTTTTGTAGGAGCAAATCAAGTTGCCTCAACAAATGCTTTCTCAAAAGATGTAGTTAAGCCAAATCCAACAATCGGATTTATGGCATCTTTAGGTACCTCTTATAAATTAGGGAAACATATTTCTGCTTTCGCAGAATTGGAATACCGTAACTTTACAGTACACGGAAAGACTAAAGAAACTACAATATATACTGAAAATGGTGTAGATAAATTAAATGAAACAACTGCTTTCAGAACTGCTTCATATTCTGCAACTCATACTAAATATGTAGATCGTTTAGACGGAAACTCTAATAATAAGGAGTATAATCCGTCAGGATACGATTCTTCTAAACCAATGAACGAATTAAGTTCTTATGTTGGAATTTCAGGTTTAGGATTGACTTTAGGTCTTAAATACAGCTTATAA
- a CDS encoding PKD domain-containing protein — MRKILLISFILLNLLNSCSSDNSDTVKPIASFTLSATVVNVGDEIKVTNTATAGAEIVSYTFNFGNDITSTEKEPTFYYSKPGKYSVSLVVKDANGLSTTNTIGVTVNDLYSFPTQNPITTNNDSDVFPIEIGVYENKVFYTEGYRTILTSSPQLYRHVAYDETTKTFTTKMVAQKFANSGHSYTTFLNNGNKIVTMVESLNYIGGREVELNSNWEFVQSGSSGQITYGSIQNNNQYYFYGSYNENPSIEIRNNTGQVISRKTYENTLKNAFIGHLIKTGNTYVAFGGKYDPSTTDAFMNYKPIILFLNENLEITNQKTYETGSLNTSLKEWNNLNGFFKVINLTNGNLALYSHNELRVTTPQGEELKLIRFNGSGNLQGLIGVDNGFIVSSARKIEKYDNLGNVTKSISSEGTNHSDFVKKGNVIYFAIARPDLYQNYSLYKVRLGAIDSNLTYHKL, encoded by the coding sequence ATGAGAAAAATTTTACTTATTTCATTTATCCTTTTAAATCTTCTTAATTCCTGCAGCAGCGACAATTCCGATACAGTCAAACCCATTGCTTCCTTTACTCTATCAGCAACAGTAGTTAATGTTGGGGATGAAATTAAAGTAACCAATACCGCCACAGCAGGTGCAGAAATTGTATCCTATACTTTTAATTTTGGAAACGATATTACCTCTACCGAGAAAGAACCTACATTCTATTATTCTAAACCCGGAAAATATAGTGTTTCATTAGTTGTTAAAGATGCGAATGGACTTAGCACCACCAATACAATTGGAGTTACAGTGAATGATCTATATTCTTTTCCAACTCAAAATCCAATTACAACTAACAACGACTCTGATGTATTCCCTATAGAAATAGGTGTTTACGAAAATAAAGTATTCTATACTGAAGGCTACAGAACCATATTAACATCATCTCCCCAATTATACCGACATGTAGCATATGATGAAACAACCAAAACTTTTACCACGAAAATGGTTGCTCAAAAGTTTGCTAATTCAGGACATTCATACACTACTTTTCTAAACAACGGAAATAAAATTGTGACAATGGTTGAGTCTCTTAATTATATAGGAGGCCGAGAAGTAGAATTAAACTCCAATTGGGAATTCGTTCAATCCGGCAGCTCAGGCCAAATCACTTATGGTTCAATTCAAAATAATAACCAATATTATTTTTATGGATCTTATAACGAAAATCCTTCCATCGAAATTAGAAATAATACCGGTCAGGTTATAAGTCGAAAAACTTACGAAAACACACTTAAAAATGCATTTATCGGGCATTTAATTAAAACAGGAAATACATACGTTGCTTTTGGAGGTAAATATGACCCATCAACGACAGATGCGTTTATGAATTACAAACCCATAATACTATTTCTTAATGAAAATCTCGAGATAACCAATCAAAAAACATACGAGACAGGCAGCTTAAATACTTCCTTAAAAGAGTGGAATAACCTAAATGGCTTCTTTAAAGTAATAAACCTTACAAATGGAAATTTAGCCCTATACAGCCACAATGAACTAAGAGTTACAACACCTCAAGGGGAAGAGCTTAAATTAATTAGATTTAATGGCAGCGGAAACTTACAGGGACTTATAGGAGTTGATAATGGTTTTATTGTTTCCAGTGCCCGAAAAATAGAAAAATATGACAACCTAGGAAACGTAACAAAATCTATTTCATCCGAAGGAACAAATCATTCTGATTTTGTCAAAAAAGGAAATGTAATTTATTTTGCAATTGCGAGGCCGGACCTTTATCAGAATTACTCTCTTTACAAAGTGAGACTTGGAGCCATAGATTCCAACCTTACTTACCACAAACTATAA
- the leuC gene encoding 3-isopropylmalate dehydratase large subunit yields MSKTLFDKVWDSHVVRKIEDGPDVFFIDRHFIHEVTSPVAFLGLKARGVSVLYPERTFATADHNTPTINQHLPVQDALSANQLKALEDNANEYGISHWGLGHIKNGIVHVVGPENGITLPGATIVCGDSHTSTHGAFGAIAFGIGTSEVEMVLSTQCIMQPKPKKMRINVNGQLSKGVGPKDVALYIIAQLTTSGGTGYFVEYAGDVFENMTMEGRMTVCNLSIEMGARGGMIAPDQTTFDFLEGRLFTPKGEAWEKAVAYWKTLKTDPDAVFDAELNINASDIEPMITYGTNPGMGIGISKHIPNANQVEGGEETYKKSLAYMGFKEDDVMIGKPIDYVFLGSCTNGRIEDFRAFAEIVKGRKKADNVTAWLVPGSHVVEAQIKEEGILDILTDAGFVLRQPGCSACLAMNDDKVPAGKYAVSTSNRNFEGRQGPGSRTLLASPIMAAAAAVTGKLTDPRELF; encoded by the coding sequence ATGAGTAAGACATTATTTGACAAAGTATGGGATTCACATGTAGTGCGTAAAATTGAAGATGGACCAGATGTGTTTTTTATTGACCGCCATTTTATTCACGAAGTTACAAGTCCCGTTGCTTTTCTAGGATTAAAAGCCAGAGGCGTTTCCGTTCTATATCCGGAGCGTACTTTTGCAACTGCAGACCACAATACTCCGACTATTAACCAACACCTGCCAGTACAAGATGCCTTATCTGCTAATCAGCTGAAAGCTCTTGAGGACAATGCCAATGAATATGGAATTTCGCACTGGGGACTAGGGCACATTAAAAATGGAATTGTACACGTAGTAGGTCCTGAAAACGGAATTACTTTGCCTGGTGCTACTATTGTTTGCGGTGATTCACACACGTCTACACATGGTGCTTTTGGAGCCATTGCTTTTGGTATCGGAACTTCCGAGGTTGAGATGGTTCTTTCTACGCAATGTATCATGCAGCCAAAACCAAAGAAAATGCGTATCAACGTAAACGGTCAGTTAAGCAAAGGAGTTGGCCCAAAAGACGTTGCACTTTACATCATTGCTCAATTAACTACTTCGGGCGGAACCGGTTATTTTGTTGAATATGCCGGAGATGTTTTCGAAAATATGACCATGGAGGGCCGTATGACGGTTTGCAACCTAAGTATTGAAATGGGTGCCCGAGGCGGGATGATCGCTCCGGATCAGACTACTTTTGATTTCCTTGAAGGAAGATTATTCACGCCAAAAGGAGAAGCATGGGAAAAAGCGGTTGCCTATTGGAAAACCCTAAAAACGGATCCTGATGCTGTTTTTGATGCCGAATTGAACATCAACGCTTCCGATATCGAACCAATGATTACTTATGGTACTAACCCGGGAATGGGAATTGGTATCTCAAAACATATCCCGAACGCCAACCAGGTTGAAGGCGGTGAGGAAACTTATAAAAAATCTCTTGCCTACATGGGCTTTAAAGAAGACGATGTAATGATTGGAAAGCCAATTGACTATGTTTTCTTAGGAAGCTGTACCAATGGACGTATTGAAGATTTCAGGGCTTTTGCCGAAATTGTTAAAGGAAGAAAAAAAGCGGACAATGTAACGGCTTGGCTAGTTCCCGGCTCTCATGTTGTTGAAGCTCAAATTAAAGAAGAAGGTATTTTAGATATTCTTACGGATGCCGGTTTCGTATTACGTCAGCCGGGATGCTCTGCCTGCTTAGCGATGAACGACGACAAAGTTCCTGCCGGAAAATATGCGGTAAGTACCTCCAACAGAAATTTTGAAGGCCGTCAAGGACCCGGTTCCAGAACATTATTAGCAAGTCCGATTATGGCTGCTGCAGCTGCTGTTACCGGAAAACTAACAGACCCAAGAGAATTATTTTAA
- the leuD gene encoding 3-isopropylmalate dehydratase small subunit, giving the protein MAYDKFNILTSSAVPLPIENVDTDQIIPARFLKATKREGFGDNLFRDWRYNGDDTPKTDFVLNDSTYSGKILVGGKNFGSGSSREHAAWAVYDYGFRAVVSSFFADIFKGNCLNIGVLPVQVSPEFAETIFKAIEADPKTELEINLPNQTITLLATGQQESFAINGYKKNNMINGFDDIDYLQNIKEDIVAFADKLPY; this is encoded by the coding sequence ATGGCATACGATAAATTTAATATACTTACCAGCAGTGCAGTGCCGCTGCCAATTGAAAACGTAGACACCGATCAAATCATTCCGGCTCGTTTTCTGAAAGCAACTAAACGTGAAGGTTTTGGAGACAATCTGTTTAGAGACTGGAGATATAACGGAGATGACACTCCAAAAACTGATTTCGTTTTAAACGATTCAACTTATAGTGGAAAAATTCTCGTTGGAGGAAAAAACTTCGGCTCAGGATCTTCGAGAGAACATGCTGCCTGGGCGGTTTACGATTACGGTTTCAGAGCTGTAGTTTCAAGTTTCTTTGCTGACATTTTCAAAGGAAATTGTCTGAACATCGGAGTTCTTCCAGTTCAGGTAAGCCCTGAATTTGCCGAAACCATTTTTAAAGCCATCGAAGCTGACCCTAAAACAGAATTGGAAATCAATTTACCGAATCAAACGATTACTTTATTGGCAACAGGCCAGCAAGAATCATTTGCTATTAACGGATACAAAAAAAACAACATGATTAATGGCTTTGATGACATTGATTATTTACAAAATATCAAAGAAGACATTGTGGCTTTTGCCGACAAACTTCCTTATTAA
- a CDS encoding Gfo/Idh/MocA family protein: MKIVKWGIIGCGNVTEVKSGPAFQKTSNSALVAVMRRDAALAEDYAKRHNVPKWYSNAIDLINDPEVDAVYIATPPSSHKEYTILCAKAGKPVYVEKPMALNFEECNEMISVCKEHNVPLFVAYYRRSLPRFLKIKELIEQGKIGTVRHVNCVLYHPFEKRYDDEINLPWTVLPHISGGGIFVDLACHTLDFLDFVFGPIKSVRGHASSQLKAYPAEDSVSMSFLFENGIHGTGLWNFASFERYDNTDIVGDKGKISFSTFGNDPIHIQYTNGEKESITIENPLHIQLPLVETVVAEILGKDGFSPSKGTSAARTTWVIDEVLKEFRNSK, from the coding sequence ATGAAAATTGTAAAATGGGGAATTATAGGTTGCGGAAATGTAACGGAAGTTAAAAGCGGTCCTGCTTTCCAGAAAACTTCAAATTCAGCTTTAGTTGCTGTTATGCGCAGAGATGCAGCTCTTGCCGAAGATTACGCTAAACGTCATAATGTTCCTAAATGGTACTCCAACGCCATCGATTTAATTAATGATCCTGAAGTTGATGCCGTTTATATTGCTACACCTCCATCTTCTCATAAAGAATACACTATTTTATGTGCCAAGGCCGGGAAACCTGTCTACGTAGAGAAACCAATGGCTTTAAATTTTGAAGAATGCAACGAAATGATCAGCGTTTGCAAAGAACACAACGTTCCGCTGTTTGTTGCCTATTACAGAAGAAGTCTTCCAAGATTCCTAAAAATCAAAGAATTAATAGAACAAGGTAAAATAGGAACTGTCAGACATGTAAATTGTGTTTTATACCATCCGTTTGAGAAACGCTACGACGACGAAATCAATTTACCATGGACGGTTTTACCACACATTTCCGGTGGCGGAATATTTGTCGATTTGGCTTGTCATACCTTAGATTTTCTTGATTTTGTATTTGGTCCGATTAAATCAGTCCGCGGACATGCGAGTTCACAGCTCAAAGCTTATCCGGCAGAAGATTCGGTTTCGATGTCATTTTTGTTCGAAAATGGAATCCACGGAACCGGTTTATGGAATTTTGCCAGTTTTGAACGTTACGACAATACCGATATTGTAGGCGATAAAGGGAAAATTTCGTTCTCTACTTTCGGGAATGATCCTATTCATATTCAATATACAAACGGTGAAAAAGAAAGCATCACGATCGAAAATCCACTTCACATTCAATTACCACTTGTTGAAACGGTTGTTGCTGAAATTTTAGGCAAAGACGGTTTCTCACCATCAAAAGGAACCTCTGCTGCCAGAACAACCTGGGTGATTGATGAAGTATTGAAGGAGTTTAGAAATTCAAAATAA
- the dnaE gene encoding DNA polymerase III subunit alpha, with the protein MYLIFDTETTGLPKRWDAPITDSDNWPRCIQIAWQLHDEMGQLIEHQDYLVKPDGFNIPYDAERIHGISTELADADGITLAEVLEKFNIALSKTKFIVGQNLGFDVNIMGAEFHRMGVDSPMGSMPVLDTCTEVTASLLQLPGGRGGKFKLPTLTELHSYLFNKPFAEAHNATADVEATTRCFLELIRREVFTKEELDVPKDYFKEFQNRNPQEFPLIGLKHINLKAASDKIREQLKALESNDERTTISESDREDFKVAKYAHLHNHTQFSVLQSTIGVGNIVAATAKNGMPAVAMTDTGNMMGAFHFVSAVMNHNKGASAKNKALVEAGEEPTETEIKPIVGCEFNVCENHLDKSKKDNGNQIVLLAKNKNGYHNLAKMSSIAFTNGFYYVPRIDRGIIEKYKEDIMVLSGNLYGEIPSKILNIGETQAEEALIWWKEQFGDDFYLEVMRHNQEDENRVNKTLIEFSKKHDVKLIATNNTYYLNKEDANAHDILLCVKDGEKQATPIGRGRGYRYGLPNQEYYYKSGEEMKKLFADLPDAIINIQEIVDKVEGYSLYRDVLLPKFDIPDEFVVVEDEADGGVRGENKYLRHLTMVGAKKRYGEITESIQERLDFELLTISNSGYPGYFLIVQDFIAEARNMDVSVGPGRGSAAGSAVAYCLGITNIDPIKYDLLFERFLNPDRVSMPDIDIDFDDEGRGRVMDYVINKYGQNQVAQIITYGKMATKSAIRDTARVLDLPLFEADRIAKLIPAMMPSKWNLARFISESEDEVKKALRSDEYDNVKELISIANEDDLAGETIQQAKILEGSMRNTGIHACGVIITPSDITNFVPVTTAKDSDLYVTQFDNSVAESAGLLKMDFLGLKTLTLIKDTVKLVKYRNGIDLDPDTFPIDDVETYALFQRGETVGIFQYESPGMQKYMKDLKPTVFGDLIAMNALYRPGPLEYIPSFVRRKNGEEEIKYDLDACEEYLGETYGITVYQEQVMLLSQLLADFTKGEADVLRKAMGKKQKDVLDKMKPKFVEQAAKKGHDAKVLEKIWKDWEAFASYAFNKSHSTCYAWIAYQTAYLKAHYPAEYMAAVLSNNMNDIKQVSFFMEECKRMGLQVLGPDVNESFYKFTVNDEYAVRFGMGAIKGVGSGAVATIVENRKDGRYKSIFDLAKRIDLRAANKKAIENLALAGGFDSFEGTTRAQYFHDDGDGITFYEKAMRYGSKFQENENSSQVSLFGEASEVQIAEPVVPPCEDWSTMEKLAKEKEVVGIYISGHPLDDFRFEMKYFCNNKLESLKSMNEFVGKNLNFAGIINNVQHRVAKNGKGWAVFNLEGYDESYEFKIFGEEYLKFRHFLIQNNFAFIKILIKDGWVNHDTGKKSDPRMQFVEIRQLQDILEAFAKKLILLLNIKDLQTDFIHRLSHLFSENKGDNSVTFEIMELEKVKRLVEVETPKDFEETTFEEENDREDDGMEETKIQEVNEVEEIKVVNKLTMPSRRLKVKISTELLIELEKMQVNFKLN; encoded by the coding sequence ATGTACTTAATATTCGATACCGAAACCACCGGATTACCAAAACGATGGGATGCTCCGATAACCGATTCTGACAACTGGCCTCGCTGTATTCAGATCGCATGGCAGCTGCATGACGAAATGGGACAGCTCATAGAGCATCAGGATTATCTGGTTAAACCCGATGGATTTAATATTCCGTACGACGCTGAACGTATTCACGGAATTTCGACAGAATTGGCCGATGCCGATGGAATCACTCTGGCCGAAGTTTTGGAGAAATTCAATATTGCTTTAAGTAAAACCAAGTTTATCGTTGGTCAGAATTTAGGTTTCGATGTTAATATTATGGGAGCAGAATTCCATAGAATGGGAGTAGACTCTCCTATGGGGTCGATGCCTGTTTTGGATACTTGTACTGAGGTGACTGCTTCATTATTACAGCTTCCGGGAGGACGTGGAGGTAAATTTAAATTGCCAACCTTAACGGAGTTACATAGTTACCTTTTCAACAAGCCTTTTGCAGAAGCGCACAACGCAACTGCCGACGTTGAGGCAACTACGCGTTGTTTTCTGGAGTTAATCAGAAGAGAGGTTTTTACGAAAGAAGAGCTGGATGTTCCAAAGGATTATTTTAAAGAATTCCAAAATAGAAATCCACAGGAATTTCCGTTAATCGGATTAAAACACATTAACTTAAAAGCTGCTTCCGACAAAATCAGAGAGCAGTTAAAGGCTTTAGAATCTAATGACGAACGAACTACAATTTCAGAGTCAGACAGAGAAGATTTTAAAGTAGCAAAATATGCGCATTTGCACAATCATACACAGTTTTCGGTACTGCAATCTACTATAGGGGTTGGAAATATCGTTGCGGCTACCGCTAAAAACGGAATGCCGGCTGTTGCCATGACCGATACCGGGAATATGATGGGGGCTTTTCACTTTGTGAGCGCCGTTATGAACCACAATAAAGGGGCATCTGCCAAAAATAAAGCCCTGGTCGAAGCAGGGGAAGAACCTACAGAGACAGAGATAAAACCAATTGTAGGCTGCGAATTTAATGTTTGCGAGAATCACCTGGATAAAAGCAAAAAAGACAATGGAAACCAGATTGTATTATTAGCCAAAAATAAAAACGGTTATCACAACCTGGCCAAAATGTCGTCGATCGCTTTTACAAACGGATTTTATTATGTTCCGAGGATTGACCGTGGTATTATTGAAAAATACAAAGAAGACATCATGGTCTTGTCCGGAAATTTATACGGAGAGATTCCAAGTAAAATTCTGAACATTGGTGAAACTCAGGCCGAAGAAGCTCTAATTTGGTGGAAAGAACAATTTGGAGACGATTTTTATCTGGAAGTGATGCGTCACAATCAGGAAGATGAAAACCGTGTGAATAAAACCCTGATTGAATTTTCTAAGAAACATGATGTTAAATTAATTGCGACCAATAATACCTACTATTTAAATAAAGAAGACGCCAACGCACACGACATTTTGCTGTGTGTAAAAGATGGTGAGAAACAAGCCACACCTATTGGTCGCGGCCGTGGATATCGTTACGGATTACCTAATCAGGAATATTACTATAAGTCAGGTGAGGAGATGAAAAAACTCTTCGCGGATTTGCCTGATGCCATTATTAACATTCAGGAAATTGTAGACAAAGTTGAAGGATATTCGCTTTATCGCGATGTATTGCTTCCTAAATTTGATATTCCCGACGAGTTTGTCGTTGTCGAAGATGAGGCTGATGGCGGGGTTAGAGGAGAAAATAAATATTTGCGTCATCTTACCATGGTGGGAGCAAAAAAACGATATGGCGAAATTACAGAGTCGATTCAGGAGCGTTTGGATTTTGAGCTGTTGACCATTTCGAATTCAGGATATCCGGGGTACTTTTTGATCGTTCAGGATTTCATCGCCGAAGCCAGAAATATGGACGTTTCGGTAGGTCCCGGTCGTGGATCTGCAGCCGGTTCTGCGGTAGCGTATTGCTTAGGAATTACGAATATCGACCCGATTAAGTACGATTTACTTTTTGAGCGTTTTCTTAATCCTGACCGTGTATCGATGCCCGATATTGATATTGACTTTGATGATGAGGGGCGTGGACGTGTTATGGATTATGTAATTAATAAGTACGGTCAGAATCAGGTAGCGCAAATTATTACGTACGGTAAAATGGCAACCAAATCTGCGATTCGTGATACGGCTCGTGTACTGGATTTACCGTTGTTTGAAGCCGATAGAATTGCAAAACTGATTCCGGCAATGATGCCATCCAAATGGAATTTAGCGCGTTTTATTTCAGAAAGTGAGGATGAGGTTAAAAAAGCACTTCGTTCTGATGAATATGATAATGTAAAAGAGCTGATTTCGATTGCCAATGAAGATGATTTGGCAGGAGAAACCATTCAGCAGGCAAAGATTCTCGAAGGATCAATGCGAAATACCGGAATTCATGCCTGTGGTGTAATCATTACGCCATCGGATATTACGAATTTCGTTCCCGTTACCACCGCAAAAGATTCTGATTTGTATGTGACCCAGTTTGATAACTCGGTAGCAGAAAGTGCAGGATTACTAAAGATGGACTTTTTGGGTCTGAAGACCCTTACACTTATAAAAGATACCGTTAAACTGGTAAAATACAGAAACGGAATTGATCTGGATCCGGATACATTTCCGATTGATGATGTCGAGACTTATGCACTTTTCCAAAGAGGTGAAACGGTTGGAATCTTCCAATATGAGTCACCCGGAATGCAGAAATACATGAAGGATCTGAAGCCTACGGTTTTTGGAGATTTAATTGCAATGAACGCCCTGTACCGTCCGGGACCTTTGGAGTATATTCCATCTTTCGTTCGAAGAAAAAACGGAGAAGAGGAAATCAAATACGACTTAGATGCCTGTGAAGAATATTTGGGAGAAACCTACGGAATTACAGTTTACCAGGAGCAGGTAATGCTTTTGTCGCAATTGCTGGCTGACTTTACAAAAGGTGAAGCCGACGTTTTGCGTAAGGCGATGGGTAAGAAACAAAAGGACGTACTGGACAAAATGAAGCCTAAATTCGTGGAACAGGCCGCGAAAAAAGGGCATGATGCAAAAGTTCTGGAGAAAATCTGGAAAGACTGGGAAGCCTTTGCGAGTTACGCCTTCAACAAATCACACTCGACTTGTTATGCCTGGATTGCTTATCAAACAGCCTACCTAAAAGCACATTATCCGGCAGAATATATGGCGGCGGTTCTTTCAAACAACATGAACGATATCAAACAAGTATCGTTTTTTATGGAAGAATGTAAACGAATGGGCTTGCAGGTTTTAGGACCAGATGTGAACGAATCTTTTTATAAATTCACTGTAAACGATGAGTATGCAGTTCGTTTTGGAATGGGAGCGATTAAAGGAGTGGGTTCAGGAGCTGTTGCAACTATCGTAGAAAACAGAAAAGACGGAAGATATAAATCGATTTTTGATTTGGCAAAACGTATTGATTTGCGTGCCGCTAATAAAAAAGCAATCGAAAACCTGGCGTTGGCGGGTGGTTTCGATTCCTTTGAAGGAACAACAAGAGCACAGTATTTTCATGATGATGGTGACGGAATTACGTTTTATGAAAAAGCGATGCGTTACGGATCTAAGTTTCAGGAAAACGAAAACTCCTCACAAGTAAGTTTGTTTGGAGAAGCGAGTGAAGTACAGATTGCTGAACCTGTCGTGCCTCCTTGTGAAGACTGGAGTACCATGGAAAAACTGGCGAAGGAAAAAGAAGTTGTCGGAATCTATATTTCAGGACATCCATTGGACGATTTCAGATTTGAGATGAAATACTTCTGCAATAACAAATTGGAATCCTTGAAAAGTATGAACGAGTTTGTGGGTAAAAATCTGAATTTTGCCGGAATCATAAACAATGTTCAGCACCGTGTGGCTAAAAATGGAAAAGGCTGGGCAGTTTTTAACTTAGAGGGGTATGACGAAAGTTATGAGTTCAAGATTTTTGGGGAAGAGTATTTAAAATTCCGCCATTTCTTAATTCAGAATAATTTTGCTTTCATCAAAATATTAATAAAAGACGGTTGGGTAAATCATGACACCGGTAAGAAATCAGATCCAAGAATGCAATTTGTTGAAATAAGACAATTGCAGGACATTTTGGAAGCTTTTGCCAAAAAGCTGATTTTACTGTTAAACATAAAAGACCTGCAGACAGATTTTATCCACAGGTTAAGTCATTTGTTTAGCGAGAATAAAGGCGACAATTCAGTGACTTTTGAGATCATGGAATTGGAAAAAGTAAAGAGATTGGTTGAGGTCGAAACGCCAAAAGATTTTGAAGAAACTACTTTTGAAGAAGAAAATGACAGGGAAGATGATGGAATGGAAGAAACAAAGATTCAGGAAGTGAATGAAGTTGAGGAGATTAAGGTTGTAAACAAATTAACGATGCCAAGCCGCAGGTTAAAAGTAAAAATCTCAACAGAGCTATTGATAGAATTGGAAAAAATGCAGGTGAATTTTAAGTTAAATTAG
- a CDS encoding YkgB family protein: MNLNEFAYKLGVLGTVIILLWVGFFKFTAVEAGAIKELVENHFAMGWMYKVMSVQQVSNLIGIFEVLTGIGLLASLFLRRIGFYAGFASAVIFVTTLSFLVTTPGVFKMVEGFPVTDFFILKDIPYLAISLMVFVNGKE, encoded by the coding sequence ATGAATTTAAATGAATTTGCTTACAAACTGGGAGTTTTGGGAACTGTAATTATTTTGCTTTGGGTAGGATTTTTTAAGTTTACAGCAGTGGAAGCCGGAGCTATAAAAGAATTGGTCGAAAATCATTTTGCCATGGGCTGGATGTACAAAGTAATGTCGGTTCAGCAGGTTTCAAATCTTATTGGAATTTTTGAAGTGTTAACAGGGATTGGTTTACTGGCTTCTTTGTTTTTAAGGAGAATTGGTTTTTATGCGGGCTTTGCATCAGCGGTTATATTTGTGACAACATTGAGTTTTCTGGTGACCACTCCGGGTGTTTTTAAAATGGTTGAAGGATTTCCTGTAACCGATTTTTTTATTTTAAAAGACATTCCGTATTTAGCAATTTCGCTGATGGTTTTTGTGAATGGAAAAGAATAA